The genomic window CCGTCCCACGACCCTCGGCAGGGTCTCCTGCGGACGGTGCCGGCGGTGTCGTAGCCCTCGCCGGTCACCTCGTAGGCGCGCCCGGCGGCCCACAGAGCGCGGGTGGTCATCTCGTTCAGGGTCGGGGTGCCTGTCTTGTCGCTGCACATCACGGTCGCGGAGCCGAGTGCCTCGACGGAGGCCAGGCGTTCGACGATGGCGCCGCGGCGGGCCATGCGGTGGACGCCCAGGGCCAGGGTGAGCGCGAGAACGGCGGGCAGTCCCTCGGGGATCGCGGCGACGGCCAGGGCCACCGCGCGCAGCGCGAGGTCGGCGAGTTCCTCGCCGCGCAGGAGGGACACGAGCGCGTAGGCGGCCACGGCGATGCCGCTGACCAGGGCCAGTCGTCGGCCCAGGCTGTCCATCTGGACCTGGAGCGGGCTGGGTGGTTCCGCGCCGGTGCGCAGCGCTTCGGCAATCGCGTCGACCTCGGTGCGCATGCCGGTGGCCGTGAGGACCATCTCGGCGCGGCCGCAGGTCAGCGCGGTGTTCATGAAGAGCATGCAGGTGCGTTAGGCAACGGGTACGTCGTCGCCGTCGGCCGTGGTGGGTGCGGTCGTCCTGGCGACGGGCTGGGACGCGCCGGTCAGCGCGGCCTCGGCGGCCTCGACCGACTCGGCGACCACCAGGCGCCCGTCGGCCGAGACGCGGTCTCCGGCTTCCAGAAGGGCGACGTCGCCAGGCACCAGGGCGCCGGCCGGGATCACCTTCACCTGCCCGTCGCGGCGCACGCGGGCGGTGGGGACCAGCATCTGGCGCAGCGCCTCCGGACTGCGCTCGGCCCGGCGTTCCTGCAGGTATCCGAATAGTGGCGTTGATGAGCAGGACGACGGTGATGACGAGGGCGTCCGTGACCTCGCCGATGATCCCGGCGACGACGGCGGCGGCAAGCAGGATGCCGTCAGCCAGCTGCGGAACTGGTCCAGCAGGCGCAGCCACTACGGCCGGCGGGCCGGTTCGGCCAGTTCGTCGGCGCCCCAGGCGGCGGTCCGCTGCTCGGCGTCCGCCGTGGTCAGGCCCGTGGCCGGGGCCACGTCGAGCAGGTCCGCCGCTTCGGCGGCGCCGCGTCGGTAGGCGTCCGGCTGCGGGGGCGTCTGTACCGGCGGAGTGTGGTTTCCGGCCGTGGTCTGCTGAGGCACGGTCATTCCTTGCCGCGCACGACGGTGACGGGGCAGTGGGCGTGATGCAGCAGGGCCTGGCTGACCGAGCCGAGCAGCAGGCCGGCGAAGCCGCCCCGGCCCCGGGCACCGACCACCACCAGTTGGGCGCCGCGACTGGCGTCGATCAGGGCCGGGCGGATCCGGGAACGCACCAGGCGCCGCTCCACCTCGACCTGGGGATGGACCTTCTGCCAGGAGGCCACCGTCTCGTCCAGCAGGTGCTGCTCGGCCTCGAGGAGACGGTCGGCGTCCGCCACCACGGCGGTCAGGGGGTCGCCGGGGCCTTCGTAGGCGCGCTCGCTCCACGTGTTCCACACGTGTACGGCCACCAGCGGCACCTTGCGCAGGGCGGCCTCGGCGAACGCGAACTCCACCGCCGCCTCGCCGGCTTCGGAGCCGTCCACAGCCAGTACCACTGGGCCGGCCGGATCGGGGCGGCCCCGCACCACCATCAGAGGGCAGCGACCGTGGGCGGCAAGATGCACCGCCGTCGAGCCCAGCAGTAGCCCGGCGAAGCTGCCCAGGCCCCGGCTGCCGACCACCGCCAGCGACGCCGACCGCGACTCGATCTCCAGCACCTCAAGCGCCTCCCCGGCCACCACCGACCGCATGATCTCGATGTCCGGCGCGATCGCGTGCGCCCGTTCCTCGGCGCGGGCCAGTGCCCCCCGCACCATCGGCTCCAAGC from Streptomyces sp. DSM 40750 includes these protein-coding regions:
- a CDS encoding universal stress protein, translating into MSDPVIVGVDGSASSIGAVEAAAREAHLRGAGLRIVHAFGHGPGHLPTGAPPWNPADHGLEPMVRGALARAEERAHAIAPDIEIMRSVVAGEALEVLEIESRSASLAVVGSRGLGSFAGLLLGSTAVHLAAHGRCPLMVVRGRPDPAGPVVLAVDGSEAGEAAVEFAFAEAALRKVPLVAVHVWNTWSERAYEGPGDPLTAVVADADRLLEAEQHLLDETVASWQKVHPQVEVERRLVRSRIRPALIDASRGAQLVVVGARGRGGFAGLLLGSVSQALLHHAHCPVTVVRGKE